A genomic window from Synechococcales cyanobacterium T60_A2020_003 includes:
- the psaK gene encoding photosystem I reaction center subunit PsaK has product MNSLLLAAVPSTPAWSPSVAAIMITCNVFAIVIGYYAIQQRGVGPKLPVELPAIFTGFGIPELLATASFGHLLGAGMILGLGNAGLL; this is encoded by the coding sequence ATGAATTCTCTACTTCTTGCCGCCGTTCCCTCCACGCCAGCGTGGTCTCCCAGTGTCGCCGCAATCATGATCACCTGCAATGTCTTTGCGATTGTGATTGGCTACTATGCGATTCAGCAACGCGGTGTCGGGCCAAAGCTTCCCGTCGAACTGCCCGCGATCTTCACCGGATTTGGGATTCCTGAACTATTGGCGACGGCTAGCTTTGGACACCTCCTCGGTGCAGGGATGATCCTCGGTTTGGGGAATGCAGGGTTGCTGTAG